The following coding sequences lie in one Mucilaginibacter sp. KACC 22773 genomic window:
- a CDS encoding DUF1772 domain-containing protein, with the protein MSPIHLLLVATQFTLFLVCGVFWGLYFSISRSYQVFTAGELAKIARTIVANLEVPMRNISLLCIVLMSLSISFYPDRSGWSFYGIIASMLFIITSLVITTAIEVPINNMVVTWTDDDKPADWEQLRGRWQYFNVVRTILALLSFALFAAAVVFA; encoded by the coding sequence ATGAGCCCTATCCACTTGCTTTTAGTTGCCACCCAATTTACACTATTCCTGGTCTGCGGCGTATTCTGGGGTTTGTATTTCTCGATCAGCAGGTCCTACCAGGTATTCACTGCGGGAGAACTGGCCAAAATTGCACGAACAATCGTAGCCAACCTGGAGGTTCCCATGCGGAATATCTCGCTGCTTTGCATCGTCCTGATGAGCCTCTCGATCTCATTTTATCCGGATAGAAGCGGCTGGAGCTTTTATGGCATAATAGCTTCCATGTTGTTCATTATTACCTCCCTGGTAATTACTACTGCTATTGAGGTACCCATCAATAACATGGTGGTGACCTGGACAGATGATGATAAACCGGCAGACTGGGAACAACTGCGCGGCCGCTGGCAATATTTTAACGTGGTTCGAACGATCCTGGCCCTGCTAAGCTTCGCCTTATTCGCCGCTGCGGTTGTCTTCGCTTAA
- a CDS encoding Lrp/AsnC family transcriptional regulator translates to MELDPTDREILKLLQKNALLTNKDISGKIYKSIATIYERVRRLTENGYILRTVAILDRTKIDRSLIAFSQVLLNDHAAGTLKQFETEIAKFPEVMECFQMTGTFDFLLRIATANMEAYHDFYRNKLATLPNITTVQSFFVLSETKSDTAYPL, encoded by the coding sequence ATGGAATTAGATCCTACAGATAGAGAGATTTTAAAACTTTTGCAAAAGAATGCACTACTAACCAACAAAGATATTTCAGGAAAGATTTACAAATCTATAGCTACGATTTATGAGCGCGTCAGACGGCTTACAGAAAATGGGTATATATTACGCACAGTTGCCATTCTTGACAGAACTAAGATTGATAGAAGTTTAATTGCATTTAGCCAGGTATTATTAAATGACCACGCCGCCGGAACTTTAAAGCAATTTGAAACGGAGATAGCGAAATTCCCGGAAGTGATGGAGTGTTTTCAAATGACCGGTACCTTTGATTTCCTGCTCAGGATAGCAACGGCTAACATGGAGGCATATCATGACTTTTATCGCAATAAATTAGCTACGTTGCCTAATATTACTACGGTACAAAGCTTTTTTGTACTTTCGGAAACTAAAAGTGATACCGCCTACCCGCTGTAG
- the trxB gene encoding thioredoxin-disulfide reductase yields the protein MERHALLTDDLIKLSSCSEHVKCLIIGSGPAGYTAAIYAARADLNPVLYTGILAGGQLTQTTEVENYPGYPDGIQGPEMMENFRKQAERLGTDIRLGYITSVDFSGMPHVVVVDEAKTITADTVIISTGASAKWLGLESEQKYNGFGVSACAVCDGFFFRGQDLAIVGAGDTAAEEAIYLAKLARKVYMLVRRDEFRASKAMVQRVLNTPNIEILYNTETKEITGDGLNVTGVKVQNNKVQEETILDVTGFFVAIGHQPNTHIFKGWLDMDETGYIKTKPGTTYTNIRGVFCCGDAQDHVYRQAVTAAGTGCMAAIDAERYLAGRAADLILEEEAT from the coding sequence ATGGAAAGACACGCGTTGCTGACTGACGATCTTATAAAATTATCAAGTTGTAGTGAACACGTTAAATGCCTTATAATAGGCTCTGGACCAGCAGGGTATACGGCTGCAATATATGCTGCACGAGCTGATCTCAACCCGGTATTGTATACCGGGATCTTAGCTGGCGGGCAGCTTACCCAAACCACTGAAGTAGAAAACTATCCCGGTTATCCCGATGGCATCCAGGGTCCCGAAATGATGGAAAATTTCCGCAAACAAGCTGAGCGATTAGGCACTGATATCCGTTTGGGTTATATTACCTCTGTCGATTTCTCCGGCATGCCGCATGTGGTGGTAGTTGATGAAGCCAAAACCATTACGGCGGATACCGTAATTATATCCACAGGTGCATCAGCTAAATGGTTGGGGCTAGAGTCAGAGCAAAAATATAACGGCTTTGGCGTATCTGCTTGTGCGGTTTGTGATGGTTTCTTTTTTCGAGGACAGGATCTAGCCATTGTTGGGGCCGGAGATACCGCTGCTGAGGAAGCGATTTACCTGGCTAAGCTGGCCCGCAAAGTGTACATGTTGGTTAGGCGAGATGAGTTCCGCGCTTCAAAAGCGATGGTGCAACGTGTGCTGAATACGCCTAACATTGAGATCCTGTACAATACTGAAACCAAAGAAATCACGGGTGACGGCTTGAACGTTACCGGTGTAAAAGTGCAGAACAATAAAGTACAGGAAGAAACGATACTGGATGTCACAGGCTTTTTTGTTGCTATCGGTCACCAACCCAATACCCATATATTTAAAGGCTGGTTAGATATGGATGAAACAGGTTATATTAAAACCAAACCGGGTACCACCTATACTAATATTAGGGGGGTATTTTGCTGCGGCGATGCACAGGATCACGTATATCGCCAGGCGGTTACAGCTGCCGGTACGGGTTGTATGGCCGCCATTGACGCCGAACGATATCTGGCCGGCCGGGCGGCAGACCTTATTTTAGAGGAGGAAGCGACTTAA
- a CDS encoding TlpA disulfide reductase family protein, whose product MKKIILSLVALVVLSCVSTYGQDKDTTKSGIILDGLLKMTDTVARQKKIEQLFKTGNEVDGEALVRFYNVKENRAMSDSAFRSTARRFPLGDYGFQSASMEVMAENDPAKQREKYLAMRKRFAHAANNRMGSGFVELSIAMKRIADKDLKGAFIYIDSIRTPSLLASAARGVYALDPAKAEEMLREIKSSSNNSGTGERNNGIDATYAHILISNGKIEEAAPLIKKVYAESTGMRRSDEIIGDYTTILRAENDYTGIITALEAAILEGKGTPDMRAQLAVAYQKMGKDTNSSFKTLNEALSRRIRQEVAPSMINNPTPFFTVRDINGKTVSLSDFKGKIVVLDFWATWCVPCKASFPAMQQVVNRYKNDGKVAFLFIHTWEHSAKEPLKDASQYLKSKNYTFDLYMDYYDSKTKTNPAVSAFKIEGIPTKYVIDRNGRIRFLIEGFNGGDEASAEEVSAMIELAKGDS is encoded by the coding sequence ATGAAAAAAATAATACTTTCCCTGGTCGCCCTTGTGGTTTTATCCTGCGTTTCTACATATGGCCAAGATAAAGATACAACCAAATCAGGAATCATTTTGGATGGCCTTCTTAAAATGACCGATACTGTTGCGAGGCAAAAAAAGATTGAACAGCTATTTAAAACAGGTAATGAAGTGGACGGGGAAGCCTTAGTCCGTTTCTACAATGTCAAAGAAAATAGGGCTATGAGTGATAGCGCATTTCGTTCAACAGCAAGACGGTTTCCTCTGGGAGATTATGGATTTCAAAGCGCAAGCATGGAAGTGATGGCCGAAAATGACCCGGCAAAACAGCGGGAAAAGTACCTTGCTATGCGCAAGCGCTTTGCTCATGCGGCCAATAACCGCATGGGATCTGGCTTTGTAGAACTTTCTATTGCGATGAAGAGGATCGCTGATAAGGATCTTAAAGGCGCCTTTATTTATATTGACTCGATCCGAACCCCATCACTTTTGGCATCAGCCGCCCGGGGCGTTTATGCCCTGGACCCTGCCAAGGCAGAAGAGATGTTAAGGGAAATTAAATCATCCTCCAACAATTCCGGGACCGGAGAGCGTAATAACGGAATCGACGCGACCTATGCCCATATTCTCATCAGCAATGGCAAAATTGAAGAAGCTGCTCCTTTAATTAAAAAAGTATATGCTGAATCCACAGGTATGCGCAGAAGCGACGAAATCATTGGAGATTATACAACTATTCTGCGTGCTGAAAACGATTATACCGGTATCATTACAGCACTTGAAGCGGCCATTTTGGAAGGCAAGGGAACACCTGATATGAGAGCACAATTAGCTGTGGCATATCAGAAAATGGGCAAGGATACGAATTCTTCTTTTAAAACACTTAATGAAGCCTTGAGTAGACGTATCCGGCAGGAAGTAGCTCCCAGCATGATCAATAATCCCACTCCATTTTTTACCGTTCGTGACATAAACGGCAAGACGGTATCGCTGTCTGACTTTAAAGGGAAAATTGTCGTGCTGGATTTCTGGGCAACTTGGTGTGTGCCCTGCAAAGCTTCATTTCCTGCTATGCAGCAGGTTGTAAACAGGTACAAGAATGATGGGAAGGTGGCTTTTTTGTTTATTCATACTTGGGAACATAGTGCTAAAGAGCCTTTGAAGGACGCTTCACAATATCTAAAGTCGAAGAATTATACGTTTGACCTATACATGGATTATTATGATTCAAAAACCAAGACTAATCCTGCTGTTAGTGCTTTCAAGATAGAGGGTATTCCCACTAAATATGTGATTGACCGCAACGGTCGAATCAGATTTTTAATCGAAGGATTTAATGGAGGTGATGAAGCTTCTGCCGAAGAAGTTTCAGCAATGATTGAATTGGCAAAAGGTGACAGTTAA
- a CDS encoding protein-disulfide reductase DsbD family protein, with the protein MSYIKRIFLTLLILTGLSISGMPASAQDTISTAGVVFAPAPADTPKPQVSLVKNPVKKPVNAPDKKEKKKTLLAIFLAGVLGGFAALLMPCIFPMLPMTVSYFTKGADRSRGISKAITYGVAIIVIYVVLGLLITVCFGPDALNSLSTNGVFNFAFFLLLVAFAASFLGAFEITLPSKWVNKMDQESDRKGLAGIFFMAATLALVSFSCTGPIIGTLLVQAATTGALLGPAIGMFGFALALALPFALFAMFPSWLNALPKSGGWLNSVKVTLGFLELALSLKFLSNVDLAYHWHWFDREIFLVLWIVIFALMGIYLLGKLTLSHDSELKFVSVPRLFLAIIVLSFTMYLVPGLWGAPLKSVSAFLPPKATQDFDLSGGLAAAVNTVSDNGPHKYEGLFDKPKGFNPFFDYAEGLAYAKKVHKPVMIDFTGHACVNCRKMEENVWPDPKISKLINQDYVLIQLYVDDKTDLSADEQTTTPEGRSIKTIGNKWSYLQTSKFGANSQPFYVLLDPGTEQPMVDPKGAEYDIPSYQQYLESGLNAFKR; encoded by the coding sequence ATGTCTTATATCAAACGAATATTCCTTACCCTGCTAATTCTTACGGGGCTATCTATTTCAGGAATGCCGGCAAGCGCGCAGGACACCATCTCTACAGCGGGCGTTGTATTCGCTCCGGCTCCGGCTGATACGCCAAAGCCGCAGGTTTCTCTTGTTAAAAACCCTGTAAAAAAACCTGTAAATGCGCCGGACAAAAAAGAAAAGAAGAAAACTTTGTTAGCCATTTTCCTCGCGGGCGTATTGGGCGGATTTGCAGCCTTGTTGATGCCCTGTATATTTCCAATGCTACCTATGACGGTAAGTTATTTTACCAAGGGCGCTGACAGAAGCCGGGGGATTAGTAAAGCGATAACTTATGGCGTAGCTATTATCGTTATCTACGTGGTACTGGGGTTGCTTATTACCGTTTGCTTTGGCCCGGATGCCTTGAACAGCCTTTCTACCAACGGAGTATTCAATTTTGCTTTTTTTCTATTATTAGTGGCATTTGCCGCTTCCTTTCTGGGGGCCTTTGAAATCACTTTACCCAGCAAATGGGTTAATAAAATGGACCAGGAGTCCGACCGCAAAGGCTTAGCCGGAATCTTTTTCATGGCGGCAACTCTTGCCCTGGTATCCTTTAGTTGTACAGGCCCGATTATAGGGACCTTACTCGTGCAGGCAGCAACGACGGGCGCCCTTTTAGGCCCGGCTATCGGAATGTTTGGTTTTGCCCTGGCATTAGCACTGCCTTTTGCTTTGTTTGCTATGTTCCCAAGCTGGTTAAATGCGCTGCCGAAATCGGGCGGCTGGCTGAACAGTGTTAAAGTTACTTTAGGATTTCTTGAACTCGCTCTTTCCCTGAAGTTCCTTTCCAACGTCGACCTTGCCTATCACTGGCATTGGTTTGACCGTGAAATATTCTTGGTGTTGTGGATTGTGATTTTCGCATTAATGGGTATTTATCTGTTGGGGAAATTAACGTTAAGCCATGACAGTGAATTAAAATTTGTTTCGGTGCCACGCCTGTTTCTGGCAATAATAGTATTATCATTTACGATGTACCTGGTGCCCGGACTTTGGGGAGCCCCGTTAAAGTCAGTAAGCGCTTTTCTGCCTCCTAAGGCCACGCAGGATTTTGATCTGTCTGGCGGATTAGCGGCCGCTGTAAATACTGTATCGGACAACGGGCCGCACAAATACGAAGGGTTATTTGATAAACCCAAAGGCTTTAATCCATTTTTCGATTATGCCGAAGGGCTTGCCTATGCGAAAAAGGTACACAAACCGGTGATGATCGATTTTACCGGTCATGCCTGTGTTAACTGCCGGAAAATGGAAGAAAATGTGTGGCCTGATCCCAAGATCTCAAAATTGATCAATCAGGATTACGTCCTCATCCAGCTTTACGTGGATGACAAAACTGACCTGTCAGCGGATGAACAAACCACTACCCCGGAAGGTAGAAGCATAAAGACCATTGGTAATAAATGGAGTTATTTACAAACTTCAAAATTCGGGGCTAATTCGCAACCATTTTATGTATTGCTCGATCCGGGTACCGAGCAACCAATGGTAGATCCAAAGGGCGCAGAGTATGACATACCCAGTTACCAGCAATATTTAGAAAGCGGGCTAAATGCCTTTAAAAGATAA